Proteins co-encoded in one bacterium genomic window:
- a CDS encoding DUF2971 domain-containing protein, translated as MKDLPSRIYKYGSLKRPKYLQEVLLESKIYCCNPFEFNDPFDCRPKVVVGRTKQELEEAKKVIEGILLKRTDLDRNSRRAEARRIVKQIRGSAGLTDAYKSLLSRAGVYCLSARNDNLLMWAHYSDRHRGYCLEFSSEPRGSFFSK; from the coding sequence ATGAAGGACTTACCTTCAAGAATTTACAAATACGGCTCTCTTAAGAGACCTAAATATCTCCAAGAGGTCCTGCTTGAAAGCAAGATCTACTGCTGCAATCCGTTTGAGTTTAACGACCCGTTCGACTGCCGACCGAAAGTAGTTGTAGGCAGAACTAAACAAGAACTTGAAGAAGCTAAGAAAGTAATTGAGGGCATCTTGCTTAAGCGCACAGACCTCGACCGAAATTCAAGGCGAGCCGAGGCGCGACGGATAGTTAAACAAATTCGAGGATCTGCCGGACTGACGGATGCGTACAAGTCGCTACTGAGTCGTGCAGGTGTCTACTGCCTCTCGGCGAGAAATGACAATCTGCTTATGTGGGCTCATTACAGCGACCGTCATAGGGGCTATTGTTTGGAGTTTTCTTCGGAACCCAGAGGCAGTTTTTTTAGTAAG